The Methanothrix soehngenii GP6 genome has a window encoding:
- a CDS encoding 4Fe-4S dicluster domain-containing protein: MKENKEIFVRLERCMGCRSCEMACAIEHSISKNLISSISEKPVPVRLLYVEKAEGRNVPMICRHCQDAPCVAVCRTGALVQDSLSGVVERIEENCMGCWMCAMICPYGVVGRKKEVRMAVKCDRCKSLEVPACVAACPTGALIYSTQREFAEMMRKEAAARIAREARGLAKA; encoded by the coding sequence ATGAAGGAGAATAAGGAGATATTCGTCCGCTTGGAGAGGTGCATGGGCTGCCGATCCTGCGAGATGGCCTGCGCGATTGAGCACTCCATCTCCAAGAACCTCATTTCTTCTATCTCGGAGAAGCCTGTGCCCGTTCGCCTGCTTTATGTGGAGAAGGCAGAGGGCAGGAATGTGCCCATGATCTGTCGGCACTGCCAGGATGCCCCCTGCGTTGCCGTCTGCCGCACCGGAGCCCTGGTTCAGGACTCGCTAAGCGGTGTGGTGGAACGCATTGAAGAGAACTGCATGGGCTGCTGGATGTGCGCCATGATCTGCCCCTACGGAGTTGTAGGCCGGAAGAAAGAGGTGAGAATGGCGGTTAAATGCGACCGCTGCAAGAGCCTGGAGGTTCCTGCCTGTGTGGCCGCATGCCCCACGGGTGCATTGATCTATTCCACTCAGAGGGAGTTTGCGGAGATGATGAGAAAGGAGGCCGCAGCTCGCATAGCCCGCGAGGCCAGGGGGCTGGCCAAGGCATAA
- a CDS encoding ribbon-helix-helix protein, CopG family, translating into MEDDVLEAIEKRILASGRSKSDVVRDLLIIGLKKPPTSAYRDLVMDAIAAHEKRFHATEKTEEP; encoded by the coding sequence GTGGAAGATGATGTTCTAGAGGCTATCGAGAAGCGCATATTGGCCTCTGGCCGCAGCAAGAGCGACGTCGTCAGGGATCTCCTAATAATCGGCCTGAAAAAACCTCCCACTTCCGCATACAGAGATCTTGTAATGGATGCCATTGCAGCACATGAAAAGAGATTTCACGCAACGGAGAAAACTGAGGAACCATGA
- the acs gene encoding acetate--CoA ligase gives MKSDTAKTAVLQEETRIFNTPQWIIEHSNSYQWMKNKGFKTENEMRKWCSDNYIEFWDEMARTFVDWFKPYTQILDDSEKPHYKWFTGGKVNVAYNAVDRHAHSEKRNKVAYYFVGEPVGDAKAITYYQLYREVNRLANALKSVGVEKGDRVVTYLPMIPEQPITMLACAKIGAIHTLVFSGFSSGGLASRVNDAEAKVVVTADGFYRRGKPLPLKPNVDEALKNSPSVKKVIVVKRTGVSVPMTEGRDVYYDDFVAGQSTKCETVPLDPEDRLFILYTSGTTGKPKGIEHAHGGYAVGAAQTTSWVLDVHDDDVYWCTADAGWITGHSYVIYGPLILGASSILYEGSPDFPDLGRWWSIIEEYGVSVFYSAPTAVRMFMKSGEEFVKKYDLSSIRILASVGEPLNPEAYMWFRKNIGSDQAPIMDTWWQTETGCHVVAPLAMTPEKPGSVCFPLPGMNTDIYDEDANSVPLGYGGNIVQTAPWPSMLRAFFRDEIRYKKEYWDMYWQVKPGTYLAGDKATRDKDGYWWIQGRIDDVLKVAGHRISNAEVESAAVSHPKVAEAAVIGEPDEVKGEKIVAFIILKEGVVEEESLKKDISTHVRKVLGPVAYPDKVYFVKDVPKTRSGKIMRRVIKAKALGKDTGDVSALSNPEAVSSIPQIN, from the coding sequence ATGAAATCGGATACGGCAAAAACGGCTGTTCTCCAGGAAGAGACAAGGATTTTCAATACTCCGCAATGGATTATTGAGCACTCGAATTCGTATCAGTGGATGAAGAATAAGGGCTTCAAGACTGAGAATGAAATGCGCAAGTGGTGCTCGGACAATTACATAGAATTCTGGGATGAGATGGCCAGGACCTTCGTCGATTGGTTCAAGCCCTACACCCAGATTCTCGACGATTCCGAAAAGCCCCATTACAAGTGGTTTACTGGCGGCAAGGTCAATGTGGCCTACAATGCAGTTGACAGGCATGCCCACTCCGAGAAACGCAACAAAGTAGCTTACTACTTCGTCGGCGAGCCCGTGGGCGATGCAAAAGCTATCACCTACTATCAGCTCTATAGAGAAGTCAACAGGCTGGCCAACGCCCTCAAGAGCGTGGGAGTAGAGAAGGGAGACCGAGTTGTTACGTACCTTCCTATGATTCCAGAGCAGCCCATCACCATGCTGGCATGCGCCAAGATCGGAGCTATTCATACACTGGTGTTCTCTGGATTCTCCTCAGGCGGCTTGGCCAGCAGGGTCAACGATGCCGAGGCCAAGGTCGTCGTCACTGCCGACGGCTTCTACAGGCGCGGAAAACCCCTGCCCCTCAAGCCTAATGTCGATGAGGCCTTGAAGAACTCACCCTCCGTTAAGAAGGTGATAGTAGTCAAGAGGACAGGAGTCTCTGTGCCCATGACTGAGGGCCGAGATGTCTATTATGACGATTTCGTAGCTGGCCAGTCCACCAAGTGTGAAACCGTCCCGCTTGATCCGGAGGATAGGCTGTTCATTCTGTACACCTCCGGCACAACCGGCAAGCCCAAAGGTATTGAGCACGCTCACGGCGGATATGCTGTTGGTGCAGCCCAGACAACCTCATGGGTGCTGGATGTCCACGATGATGACGTCTACTGGTGCACGGCTGATGCAGGCTGGATCACCGGACACTCCTACGTGATCTACGGTCCGCTGATCCTGGGTGCCTCCAGCATCCTGTACGAAGGCTCTCCCGACTTCCCGGATCTGGGCCGCTGGTGGTCCATCATTGAGGAGTATGGCGTCTCTGTATTCTACAGCGCACCCACCGCTGTAAGGATGTTTATGAAATCCGGTGAGGAATTCGTCAAGAAGTACGACCTGTCCAGCATCAGAATTCTGGCATCGGTAGGCGAGCCGCTTAATCCAGAGGCCTACATGTGGTTCAGAAAGAACATAGGCTCCGACCAGGCACCTATCATGGATACCTGGTGGCAGACCGAGACAGGATGCCATGTCGTTGCACCGCTGGCCATGACACCTGAGAAGCCGGGTTCTGTCTGCTTTCCGCTGCCCGGCATGAACACCGATATCTACGACGAGGATGCCAACTCGGTCCCACTGGGCTACGGGGGCAATATCGTCCAAACGGCCCCCTGGCCGTCCATGCTCCGCGCCTTCTTCAGAGATGAGATCAGGTACAAGAAGGAGTACTGGGATATGTACTGGCAGGTCAAGCCCGGCACATACCTGGCAGGAGACAAGGCCACCCGTGACAAAGACGGATACTGGTGGATCCAGGGCAGAATAGATGATGTGCTTAAGGTAGCAGGACATAGAATATCCAACGCTGAGGTTGAGTCCGCTGCAGTATCTCATCCCAAGGTCGCAGAGGCCGCTGTTATCGGTGAGCCCGATGAGGTCAAGGGCGAGAAGATCGTTGCATTCATTATTCTCAAGGAAGGAGTGGTTGAGGAGGAGTCGCTCAAGAAGGATATCTCCACTCACGTAAGGAAGGTCCTGGGCCCGGTTGCTTATCCAGACAAGGTCTATTTCGTCAAGGATGTGCCCAAGACCAGGTCCGGCAAGATCATGCGCCGCGTCATCAAGGCCAAGGCGCTGGGCAAGGATACCGGTGATGTATCAGCACTATCCAATCCGGAGGCGGTAAGCAGCATACCACAGATAAATTAG
- the gvpD gene encoding gas vesicle protein GvpD P-loop domain-containing protein → MQSNEQPSIPKEVKEFFHVDKGQTLLIKGMPGTGKTTLALEIMSSLCEERNGIYISTRVDPARLYATNPWIEKVLMPRNVVNATQTKLLGSLNKTSKDLSNYYAVMDFFRLFFEETEEMDNPMIIIDSWDAVLNYTSHLIGTSQHSFEQNICEFARDLDTHLVFVSEFADVMPLDYIVDGVVTMEQFNLPGHAGGNMRNRYVRQIKLEKLRGVKINQKTYTVTLHNGRFRFFEPYREHNDARIVSDGVRVPDPSEDRISTGIPDLDIVTGGLKYGSCNVLEINHGVGKRYYQMLTALASNAIKNGRGVFILPSIGYQLSSRDIFVPTNVIVSQPEGDDARAWGKDLLEKWDALRERTGRPILNIIGLDSIEFSFGYKESLNLTNLMIRNWKETNDINVLVVKSGQESMNMAIHTADTYFLVNELNGGLCLYGVIPRTEPYNMILEDRNRISLTPIV, encoded by the coding sequence ATGCAAAGCAATGAGCAGCCCTCCATACCTAAGGAGGTCAAAGAATTCTTTCATGTCGATAAAGGCCAGACGCTTCTCATCAAGGGCATGCCGGGGACGGGCAAGACCACCCTCGCCCTGGAGATCATGAGCAGCCTATGCGAAGAGAGAAACGGAATATACATATCCACTCGAGTGGATCCAGCGCGGCTCTATGCCACAAATCCCTGGATCGAGAAGGTCCTCATGCCCAGGAACGTGGTCAATGCCACTCAAACCAAGCTCTTGGGTAGCCTGAATAAGACGAGCAAGGATCTATCCAACTATTATGCGGTCATGGACTTCTTTCGGCTCTTCTTCGAGGAGACGGAGGAGATGGACAATCCCATGATCATCATCGACAGCTGGGATGCAGTCCTCAACTACACCTCCCACTTGATAGGCACCTCTCAGCACAGCTTCGAGCAGAACATCTGTGAGTTTGCCCGTGATCTGGACACTCACCTCGTTTTCGTCTCCGAGTTCGCTGATGTTATGCCCCTGGATTACATCGTCGATGGGGTGGTGACCATGGAGCAGTTCAATCTGCCCGGCCACGCCGGAGGGAACATGAGGAACCGCTACGTCCGGCAGATCAAATTAGAAAAGCTGCGCGGGGTCAAGATCAATCAGAAGACCTACACTGTCACATTGCACAATGGCCGGTTCAGGTTTTTTGAGCCCTATCGGGAACATAATGATGCGCGAATCGTCAGCGATGGGGTGAGGGTTCCCGATCCTTCTGAAGACCGAATATCTACCGGCATCCCCGACCTGGATATCGTCACCGGCGGTCTGAAGTACGGCTCGTGCAACGTCTTGGAGATTAATCATGGAGTGGGCAAAAGGTATTATCAGATGCTGACCGCCTTGGCCTCAAATGCCATCAAGAACGGCCGGGGAGTGTTCATCCTCCCCAGCATCGGCTATCAGCTCAGTTCAAGGGACATCTTTGTGCCCACCAATGTTATCGTCTCCCAGCCGGAGGGGGATGACGCCAGGGCCTGGGGAAAGGATCTGCTGGAGAAGTGGGATGCATTGCGAGAAAGGACTGGCCGTCCCATTCTGAACATAATCGGCCTGGACTCCATTGAGTTCTCCTTCGGCTACAAGGAATCGCTGAATCTGACCAACCTGATGATCAGAAACTGGAAGGAGACCAACGACATCAATGTGCTGGTGGTAAAGAGCGGCCAGGAGAGCATGAACATGGCCATTCACACCGCAGACACCTATTTCCTGGTAAATGAGCTGAACGGAGGGCTCTGCCTCTATGGGGTCATACCCAGGACTGAGCCCTACAATATGATTTTGGAGGACAGGAATAGGATCAGCCTGACGCCCATTGTATAG
- a CDS encoding FaeA/PapI family transcriptional regulator, with amino-acid sequence MASYKERILEVIGESEVGLTTVDVAKKARVSKTTVIKYLSMLSSEGEVEFVEVGPSKLWRTRNTSARHGERKEGAMNAEAFPMMDIDFHNGEDETIYFSFRVKTEQICKLLKRAKRCECDTTES; translated from the coding sequence ATGGCCTCATACAAGGAGAGAATCCTGGAAGTCATAGGGGAGTCTGAGGTGGGCCTGACCACGGTTGATGTGGCCAAAAAGGCAAGGGTCAGCAAGACTACAGTGATTAAGTATCTCTCTATGCTCAGCTCTGAGGGGGAGGTCGAGTTCGTGGAGGTGGGACCTTCAAAGCTCTGGAGGACGAGAAACACGAGCGCGAGGCATGGGGAAAGGAAGGAAGGGGCGATGAATGCGGAGGCATTTCCCATGATGGACATAGATTTTCATAACGGCGAGGACGAGACTATCTATTTCTCATTTCGGGTCAAAACGGAACAGATATGCAAACTGTTGAAGCGCGCCAAGAGATGCGAATGTGATACCACAGAGAGTTGA
- a CDS encoding tetrahydromethanopterin S-methyltransferase subunit A, which produces MAEECKKIECDYANQGYLDPWPPVRGEYRLGDPRAGVAVVTLASVFNPRGTAISGPCKTENLGLEKIVANVISNSNIRFLIVCGVESKGHLPGNTLLALHKNGIDEKGRIIGSKGAIPFIQNLSVQAVERFQRQVELIDRIGLEDMKEIEKLVSQYNHLAMPFPEEPYQVIKRKAARQEMLSGDSDLTFGAGVSMDTAIWLVASEG; this is translated from the coding sequence ATGGCTGAGGAATGCAAAAAAATCGAATGTGACTATGCGAATCAGGGGTATCTGGATCCCTGGCCGCCGGTTCGAGGCGAATATCGGTTAGGCGACCCCAGAGCAGGAGTGGCGGTGGTCACTTTAGCCAGCGTCTTCAACCCCAGGGGTACAGCCATATCCGGACCCTGCAAGACTGAGAACCTGGGATTGGAGAAGATAGTGGCCAATGTGATCAGCAACAGCAACATAAGGTTTCTCATCGTCTGCGGAGTGGAGTCGAAGGGCCATCTGCCAGGAAATACTCTGCTCGCTCTCCATAAAAATGGAATCGATGAGAAAGGGAGGATAATCGGATCGAAGGGAGCGATACCCTTCATTCAGAACCTCTCCGTTCAGGCCGTCGAGCGTTTTCAGCGGCAGGTGGAGCTTATAGACAGGATTGGCCTGGAGGACATGAAAGAGATTGAAAAGCTAGTCTCCCAATACAATCACCTCGCAATGCCTTTTCCAGAGGAGCCCTACCAGGTGATCAAGAGAAAGGCGGCCCGTCAGGAGATGTTATCAGGCGATAGCGATCTAACATTTGGAGCGGGAGTCAGCATGGACACGGCCATATGGCTGGTTGCTTCCGAGGGATGA
- the mtrH gene encoding tetrahydromethanopterin S-methyltransferase subunit H, producing the protein MFRFKNEQTIVNVAGVRFGGQPGELPTVLCGTIFYQGHRIVEDDERGIFDRAAAERLVLRQSELSSETGCPFVLHIYARTVSALQKYLDFAEEVWSGPFIVDSAERSTRSLALSLLSELGYADKAIYNSISIATDDAEARALLENEVDSAIILAYNPGEPGVEGAMRILENGGLVRDEGLIPLSKRLGISNILIDPGVVPMGSGAGSSLRFSVVAKSRLGLPVGSGIHNAVSSWQWLKDRMKSNRSCCDAAAACMQLAMGGDFLLYGPIESGEVIFPAAAMADILVAEAVRDLEVYPEATHPIFRLV; encoded by the coding sequence ATGTTCCGGTTTAAGAATGAGCAGACCATAGTGAATGTGGCCGGGGTAAGGTTCGGAGGCCAGCCCGGAGAGCTGCCAACCGTCCTTTGCGGCACCATCTTCTATCAGGGGCACAGGATTGTGGAGGATGATGAGCGAGGAATATTCGATCGGGCCGCAGCGGAGAGGCTAGTTCTGCGCCAATCTGAGCTTTCCAGTGAGACCGGTTGCCCTTTTGTCCTACATATCTATGCCCGGACCGTTTCCGCCCTGCAGAAGTATCTGGATTTTGCGGAAGAGGTCTGGTCGGGGCCGTTTATCGTCGACTCGGCAGAGAGGAGCACTCGCTCTTTAGCCCTATCGCTGCTCTCGGAATTGGGGTATGCAGACAAAGCCATATATAACAGCATAAGCATTGCCACAGATGATGCCGAGGCCCGGGCCTTGCTGGAGAATGAGGTTGACAGCGCCATCATCCTCGCTTACAATCCCGGTGAGCCGGGAGTGGAAGGAGCCATGCGGATCTTGGAGAATGGTGGCCTGGTGAGAGACGAGGGGCTGATACCCCTGTCAAAGAGGCTTGGGATCAGCAACATTCTCATCGATCCAGGGGTGGTGCCGATGGGCAGCGGAGCGGGGTCCTCTCTGCGCTTCTCGGTGGTTGCCAAATCACGCCTCGGACTGCCTGTTGGCTCGGGAATTCATAATGCAGTCAGCTCCTGGCAGTGGCTCAAGGATAGGATGAAGAGCAACCGAAGCTGCTGCGATGCCGCAGCTGCCTGCATGCAGCTTGCCATGGGAGGCGACTTTCTCCTCTATGGACCCATTGAGAGCGGCGAGGTCATCTTTCCGGCAGCGGCCATGGCCGATATTCTGGTGGCAGAGGCGGTAAGGGATCTGGAGGTCTATCCCGAGGCCACCCATCCCATCTTCCGCCTGGTTTAG
- a CDS encoding aconitase X gives MYLSRDEEAIYRGDRGETLRRMMEILVALGDIYGAERLVPVRSVQIAGVSYKNIGDAGLEWISDLEGQVVVPSILNPAGMDLFRYKEMGISEEFASKQRETIEAYRRLGVIIDCTCTPYQIYDSLAERGDHLAWSESSAVCYANSVIGARTNREGGPSALAAALIGKTALYGYHLDHNRQPSHVIEAKAELEGSDYGALGFLVGKEVGDGVPLFRLRSSPTKDELKALGAAMAASGSVALYYVDGVTPKPPEPTANYDGCERISIEWEEIEAVYDEHGGDDADIVALGCPHCSGEELERIADLLAGQKVKKEMWVCTARKIKDACPDLVARIESSGARVFCDTCMVVSPATEGFEKMMVNSGKALVYLPGLGGVDATFGSLEECIDVALGRKRS, from the coding sequence ATGTATCTGTCTCGCGATGAAGAGGCCATATACCGGGGAGATCGGGGGGAGACCCTCCGGCGGATGATGGAGATCCTGGTCGCCCTGGGCGACATTTATGGGGCAGAGAGGCTCGTGCCTGTGAGATCGGTGCAGATCGCCGGGGTCTCCTACAAGAATATCGGGGACGCTGGCCTGGAATGGATATCCGATCTTGAGGGCCAGGTGGTCGTTCCCAGCATTCTCAATCCTGCCGGGATGGACCTTTTTCGCTACAAAGAGATGGGAATCAGCGAGGAATTTGCCTCTAAGCAGCGGGAGACGATAGAGGCTTACCGCCGGCTGGGTGTGATCATCGACTGCACCTGCACTCCATATCAGATCTATGATAGTCTGGCCGAACGGGGAGACCACCTGGCCTGGAGCGAGTCCTCAGCGGTCTGTTATGCCAACTCGGTTATTGGCGCCCGGACCAATCGGGAGGGAGGACCATCTGCCTTGGCTGCTGCCTTGATCGGCAAGACCGCTTTATATGGCTACCATCTGGATCACAACCGGCAGCCCAGCCATGTCATCGAGGCGAAAGCGGAACTTGAGGGCTCTGACTATGGTGCTCTTGGATTTCTGGTTGGCAAAGAGGTCGGGGATGGAGTTCCCCTCTTCCGTCTTCGCTCTTCTCCCACTAAAGACGAGCTAAAGGCCCTGGGGGCAGCGATGGCTGCCAGCGGCTCAGTGGCCCTTTATTATGTGGATGGCGTCACGCCCAAGCCGCCCGAGCCTACCGCAAATTATGATGGATGCGAGAGGATCAGCATCGAGTGGGAAGAGATCGAGGCGGTCTATGATGAGCACGGGGGAGACGATGCCGATATAGTGGCCCTGGGTTGCCCTCACTGCTCTGGAGAAGAGCTGGAGAGGATAGCCGATCTCCTGGCCGGGCAGAAGGTGAAAAAAGAGATGTGGGTCTGCACCGCCCGGAAGATCAAGGATGCCTGCCCCGATCTGGTTGCCAGGATCGAATCATCCGGAGCCAGGGTTTTTTGCGATACCTGTATGGTGGTTTCGCCCGCAACAGAAGGATTTGAAAAGATGATGGTCAACTCCGGCAAGGCCCTGGTATACCTGCCCGGGCTGGGGGGGGTGGATGCTACCTTCGGCAGCCTGGAGGAGTGCATCGATGTTGCTTTGGGGAGGAAGAGATCGTGA
- a CDS encoding DUF126 domain-containing protein, whose protein sequence is MREISCHKVASGFASGPSLATKMAISFLGNIDPRTGMVVDPGHELYGESISGKVLIFPGGKGSTVGSYVIYQLKKRDLAPAAMINLRSEPIVAVGAIISGIPLVDRVPSDILQLKNGTCIEVDSDRELIRILP, encoded by the coding sequence GTGAGGGAGATTTCCTGCCATAAGGTGGCCTCAGGCTTTGCCAGCGGCCCGTCACTGGCAACGAAAATGGCCATCTCATTTCTGGGGAATATCGACCCCAGGACGGGAATGGTGGTCGATCCCGGCCATGAGCTATATGGCGAGAGCATCAGCGGCAAGGTGCTCATATTCCCCGGAGGAAAGGGATCTACGGTAGGCTCTTATGTCATCTATCAGCTAAAGAAAAGAGATCTGGCCCCCGCGGCCATGATCAACCTTCGCTCTGAGCCAATCGTGGCCGTAGGCGCCATCATCAGCGGCATCCCTCTGGTGGACAGGGTACCGTCCGACATCCTTCAGCTGAAGAACGGAACCTGTATCGAGGTTGATTCCGATCGAGAGCTGATCAGGATCCTGCCTTAA
- the glgP gene encoding alpha-glucan family phosphorylase yields the protein MELKQIMKGINDKFPHLPERIAGLRKLTYNLWWSWHPEGRELFKLLHRQGWHLSGHNPVKMLNQMDAHMLKVASNDTHFLRHYDSVMARFEGYMEPETSWFCAGSREPERCAIAYFSAEYGLHHALPFYAGGLGFLAGDYLKECSDLGIPLVGLGFMYPQGYLRQMVSADGWQIGACEMLDRENAPIHKVLDGDGNPLSVKVPVMDPPLTLEVWMVQVGRTKLYLIDTSSEANESQNRIISDRLYTGDREMRLRQEIVLGIGGARVLRALGEDYSVLHLNEGHPAFAVLERIREKVEQGMNYSEASELVRNTTVFTTHTPVPAGHDAFAYPLLEKYLSSYLPTLDLSMEEFLRQGLNPDRPGEFNMTAFALRNSAYRNAVSKKHGEVSRSMWQPLWPHLPVDEVPIDYVTNGIHVPTWIDRRLGYDIFSRYMGRTWLEEHDESRIWELVCEIPDEIIWNHHNAMKNMLITKIKERARNKWLEGGAEPGQIMASGVLLDPAALTLGFARRFASYKRPTLLLQDMDRLRRILNDPWRPVQIIFAGKAHGDDQQSKMLLQQVFNAAKDRVSGGRIAFVEDYDELLAQYLVHGVDVWVNNPIPPMEASGTSGMKASVNGVPQLSVLDGWWIEGYNGKNGWAFSGADDGLQRDAKDAASIYTLLEKDIVPLYYNLGEDGIPHGWVTVMKEAIRMNGPNFSATRMAKEYTDKFYRQAIDAAMMERQKKERGFVKQDLFGRF from the coding sequence TTGGAGCTGAAACAGATCATGAAAGGCATCAACGACAAATTTCCCCATCTGCCGGAGAGGATCGCCGGATTAAGAAAGCTGACCTACAACCTATGGTGGAGCTGGCACCCTGAGGGCAGAGAGCTATTTAAGCTCCTGCACAGGCAGGGCTGGCATCTGAGCGGCCACAATCCAGTAAAGATGCTCAACCAGATGGATGCGCATATGCTCAAAGTTGCATCAAATGATACTCATTTTCTGAGGCATTATGATTCTGTTATGGCCAGGTTCGAGGGCTATATGGAGCCTGAAACTAGCTGGTTTTGTGCCGGCAGCCGTGAGCCGGAGAGATGTGCTATTGCCTACTTCTCAGCAGAATACGGCCTGCATCATGCCCTTCCCTTTTATGCCGGCGGTCTGGGATTCCTGGCCGGGGACTACCTGAAAGAGTGCAGTGACCTGGGCATCCCTCTGGTAGGATTGGGATTCATGTATCCCCAAGGCTACCTCCGCCAGATGGTCTCAGCAGACGGCTGGCAGATTGGGGCTTGCGAGATGTTGGACAGAGAGAATGCGCCCATTCACAAGGTGCTGGACGGGGATGGAAACCCACTCTCGGTCAAGGTTCCAGTCATGGACCCTCCCCTCACACTTGAGGTCTGGATGGTTCAGGTGGGAAGGACCAAGCTCTATCTGATAGATACCTCCAGCGAGGCCAACGAATCGCAGAACCGGATCATCTCCGACCGGCTCTACACCGGCGACCGGGAGATGCGCCTGCGCCAGGAGATTGTCCTGGGAATCGGCGGGGCAAGGGTATTGCGGGCTCTGGGCGAGGATTATTCCGTCCTTCATCTGAACGAGGGCCATCCCGCGTTCGCCGTGCTGGAGAGGATCAGAGAAAAGGTCGAGCAGGGGATGAACTACAGCGAAGCCTCTGAGCTGGTCAGAAATACCACAGTGTTCACCACCCACACCCCGGTTCCTGCAGGGCACGATGCTTTTGCCTATCCGCTTCTGGAAAAGTATCTCTCGTCCTATCTTCCAACCCTGGATCTTTCTATGGAGGAGTTCTTGAGACAGGGTCTCAATCCCGACCGGCCTGGTGAGTTCAATATGACCGCCTTCGCTCTTCGCAACTCAGCCTACCGTAATGCTGTGAGCAAGAAGCATGGAGAGGTGAGCAGGAGCATGTGGCAGCCCCTGTGGCCTCATCTTCCTGTGGATGAGGTTCCCATCGATTATGTCACCAATGGGATTCATGTCCCTACCTGGATCGATCGCCGGCTGGGTTATGACATCTTCAGCCGCTATATGGGCAGGACCTGGCTGGAGGAGCATGATGAGAGCCGCATCTGGGAGCTGGTCTGCGAGATTCCGGATGAGATCATCTGGAACCACCATAATGCCATGAAAAACATGCTGATCACCAAGATAAAGGAGCGAGCGCGGAACAAATGGCTGGAAGGTGGTGCCGAACCAGGCCAGATCATGGCCTCTGGAGTGTTGCTCGATCCCGCCGCCCTCACCCTGGGGTTTGCCAGGCGCTTCGCCTCTTATAAGCGACCTACCCTTCTCCTGCAGGATATGGATCGGCTGAGAAGGATTCTCAATGATCCCTGGAGACCGGTTCAGATCATCTTTGCAGGAAAAGCGCATGGGGACGACCAGCAGAGCAAGATGCTCCTCCAGCAGGTATTCAATGCCGCCAAGGATAGAGTATCCGGTGGCAGGATTGCATTTGTCGAAGACTATGATGAGCTGCTGGCCCAGTATTTGGTGCATGGCGTCGACGTCTGGGTGAACAACCCCATCCCTCCCATGGAGGCGAGCGGAACCAGCGGAATGAAGGCTTCGGTGAATGGCGTTCCCCAGCTATCCGTCCTGGACGGCTGGTGGATTGAAGGGTACAATGGCAAAAACGGCTGGGCGTTCTCTGGTGCGGATGATGGGCTACAGAGAGATGCCAAGGACGCAGCCTCTATCTATACTCTTCTGGAGAAGGATATAGTGCCACTGTATTATAATCTGGGCGAGGATGGCATTCCTCATGGCTGGGTGACGGTGATGAAGGAGGCCATCAGGATGAACGGTCCAAACTTCTCTGCCACCCGCATGGCCAAGGAGTATACTGACAAGTTCTATCGCCAGGCCATCGATGCCGCCATGATGGAAAGGCAAAAGAAAGAACGAGGATTCGTAAAGCAGGATCTCTTCGGAAGGTTCTGA
- a CDS encoding DUF2116 family Zn-ribbon domain-containing protein, which yields MTDIVPHKHCLVCGNSVRADENFCDELCESKYKSAQRKQQIMFIIFIIIMGLILILPSILRTNG from the coding sequence ATGACAGATATTGTGCCGCACAAACACTGTCTGGTCTGCGGCAATTCAGTGCGCGCAGACGAGAACTTCTGCGATGAGCTCTGCGAGTCGAAATATAAGTCAGCGCAGAGAAAGCAACAGATAATGTTCATAATATTTATAATAATAATGGGATTGATATTGATTCTGCCGTCGATCCTAAGGACAAATGGGTAA